One segment of Rhodopirellula baltica SH 1 DNA contains the following:
- a CDS encoding glycine--tRNA ligase, with amino-acid sequence MDALVSLCKRRGFLFQSSEIYGGVQGFWDYGPLGVELKRNLKDAWWHDMISGHNELVSPAGAPSTFEMVGLDCTIIMHPQVWKCSGHYDLFHDHMVDCRESKKRYRFDQVRGRFVEYQGTKIFVSTLAEIEQEEDEVRRRGMKFFKLRPKNADELTVEKESLTLDKLDSTDNVLAPDAKTLGTLTEPREFNLMFKTTLGALGGEEDTTFLRPETAQGIFVNFKNVVDSSRVRIPFGIGQVGKSFRNEITPRNFTFRSREFEQMEIEFFCHPNQSQEWYRYWRDRRMAWYTKLGLSNESLIMREHHTEELAHYSVGTADIEYAFPFLPEGEYGELEGIAHRGDFDLRSHMEGKLDPATNPMTVELNEHGKPKHRGSGKDLAYRDDITNEKFVPHVIEPSAGADRAALAFLCEAYTEDEAPDENGKMQTRTVMKLDPRLAPIKAAVFPLVKKDGMPEVAQEIYGALKEHYNVFYDAKGAVGRRYRRQDEAGTPYCITVDGDSLTDKTVTIRDRDTLEQTRVKIDDVVSEIQSRMKAST; translated from the coding sequence ATGGACGCCTTGGTGTCGTTGTGCAAACGACGCGGTTTTCTTTTTCAATCCAGCGAAATTTACGGCGGTGTCCAAGGCTTCTGGGACTACGGGCCGTTGGGCGTGGAGCTAAAACGCAATCTGAAGGATGCGTGGTGGCACGACATGATCTCGGGCCACAACGAATTGGTATCGCCCGCCGGTGCTCCCTCGACGTTTGAGATGGTGGGGCTGGATTGCACGATCATCATGCACCCGCAGGTTTGGAAGTGCAGCGGCCACTACGATCTTTTCCACGATCACATGGTGGATTGTCGCGAATCGAAGAAGCGATATCGCTTTGATCAAGTTCGCGGACGTTTTGTGGAATACCAAGGCACGAAAATCTTTGTCTCGACGCTTGCTGAGATCGAGCAGGAAGAAGACGAAGTTCGACGTCGTGGTATGAAGTTTTTCAAGCTTCGTCCCAAAAACGCGGATGAACTGACTGTCGAAAAAGAATCTCTGACGCTGGACAAGCTCGATTCGACCGACAACGTCCTCGCTCCCGATGCGAAGACACTCGGAACACTCACCGAGCCCCGCGAATTCAATTTGATGTTCAAGACCACCTTGGGTGCTTTGGGTGGTGAGGAGGACACGACGTTCCTGCGTCCGGAAACCGCACAAGGCATCTTCGTCAACTTCAAGAATGTCGTCGACAGCTCGCGCGTTCGCATTCCATTTGGAATCGGCCAAGTCGGGAAGAGTTTCCGCAACGAGATTACGCCGCGAAACTTCACGTTCCGTTCGCGCGAATTTGAGCAGATGGAGATCGAATTCTTCTGCCACCCGAATCAGTCGCAGGAGTGGTACCGCTATTGGCGTGATCGCCGGATGGCTTGGTACACCAAACTCGGTTTGTCCAACGAATCGCTGATCATGCGGGAGCACCATACCGAGGAATTGGCTCACTACAGCGTTGGCACCGCCGACATTGAGTATGCGTTCCCGTTCCTGCCCGAAGGCGAATACGGCGAGCTGGAAGGGATCGCGCACCGCGGCGATTTCGACCTTCGCAGCCACATGGAAGGCAAGCTGGATCCAGCGACCAATCCGATGACCGTCGAACTGAATGAACACGGCAAACCCAAGCACCGTGGCAGCGGCAAAGACCTCGCCTATCGCGATGACATCACGAACGAGAAATTCGTGCCGCACGTGATCGAGCCATCCGCCGGTGCGGACCGGGCGGCACTCGCGTTCCTATGCGAAGCCTACACCGAAGACGAGGCACCGGATGAAAACGGCAAAATGCAAACTCGAACGGTCATGAAATTGGACCCGCGTTTGGCACCGATCAAAGCCGCTGTGTTCCCCCTCGTCAAGAAGGACGGAATGCCGGAAGTCGCGCAAGAAATCTACGGTGCCCTCAAAGAACACTACAACGTTTTCTACGATGCCAAGGGTGCGGTCGGTCGACGATACCGTCGACAGGACGAAGCCGGAACGCCGTACTGCATCACCGTCGATGGTGATTCCCTGACCGATAAGACGGTCACCATCCGCGACCGAGACACCCTGGAACAAACCCGAGTCAAAATCGACGACGTCGTTTCGGAAATCCAGTCACGAATGAAAGCGTCCACCTGA
- a CDS encoding UDP-2,3-diacylglucosamine diphosphatase yields the protein MAAEHRATRSVRSIFISDVHLGLRHAQVDRLLSFLNSHSPEHLYLVGDFIDARVLHMQPYWPPIYDRLLNRLAELAAEGTAIHYTPGNHDDYLRHVDWPEVAESNDVTVGEQFVHETVDGRRVVVLHGDQFDKVERQAHWLSLIGTFLYTLLLTADRAINRVLKWLRMKPRRISRYLKQTTKRMVQWVSGFKSKVRQHACENDCDAIVCGHIHIPTVRRLSPTSDNPDAKRPLYFNLGDWVENATAMVEYGNGELELIDFDQPDRVPPASAKSQSQATDQLTPKAAAIKRHLFTGMG from the coding sequence GTGGCGGCTGAGCACCGAGCGACACGGTCGGTTCGTTCGATTTTCATCAGCGATGTTCATCTGGGACTTCGGCACGCGCAAGTCGACCGGCTGCTTTCTTTTCTAAACAGCCACTCGCCTGAACATTTGTATCTTGTTGGCGATTTCATTGATGCCCGCGTGCTGCACATGCAGCCATATTGGCCGCCAATTTACGATCGCTTGCTGAATCGACTGGCCGAACTCGCCGCCGAAGGGACCGCGATTCATTACACGCCTGGCAATCACGACGATTACCTGCGGCATGTGGACTGGCCCGAAGTCGCCGAGTCGAACGATGTAACGGTCGGCGAACAATTCGTCCATGAAACCGTCGACGGCCGCCGGGTCGTGGTGTTGCACGGTGACCAATTCGACAAAGTCGAACGCCAAGCCCATTGGCTTTCACTGATCGGCACGTTTCTGTACACGTTGCTGCTGACCGCTGATCGAGCGATCAACCGCGTCCTGAAATGGCTGCGGATGAAGCCCCGTCGGATCAGCCGTTATCTAAAACAAACCACGAAACGCATGGTTCAGTGGGTCAGCGGATTCAAGTCGAAAGTCCGCCAGCACGCTTGCGAGAACGACTGCGACGCGATCGTCTGCGGCCACATTCACATCCCAACCGTGCGACGACTCAGCCCAACGTCGGACAATCCCGATGCCAAACGCCCTCTGTATTTCAACCTGGGCGACTGGGTTGAGAACGCCACCGCGATGGTGGAGTACGGAAACGGAGAACTGGAACTGATCGATTTCGACCAACCCGATCGAGTCCCACCGGCATCTGCCAAATCTCAATCTCAAGCCACCGACCAACTCACCCCCAAAGCCGCCGCCATCAAACGCCACCTCTTCACCGGCATGGGGTGA